In the Magnolia sinica isolate HGM2019 chromosome 15, MsV1, whole genome shotgun sequence genome, one interval contains:
- the LOC131228015 gene encoding THO complex subunit 4D isoform X3 has protein sequence MANSLDMSLDDIIKNRGNSDRGRGRSRGRAWGRGRGRGQGGSFDRGRGAGMLHRGPLRVNTRSSPYAIAKSFSRAKDLIWQHDMFEDSMIAAGLTGIETGTKLYVSNLDYGVSNEDIKELFSEIGELKRCAVHYDRNGRPSGSAEVVFSRKSDALAAVKRYNNVQLDGKPMKIEVIGSNLGMPVSARVNVVGGANGRGRRTVVMTYVKLLNAGIGTRGRTCCYL, from the exons ATGGCGAATTCTTTGGACATGTCGCTGGATGATATTATAAAGAACAGAGGCAACAGCGATAGAGGCAGAGGCCGTAGCCGGGGCCGGGCCTGGGGCAGAGGCCGTGGCCGAGGCCAAGGTGGCTCATTTGATCGTGGAAGGGGGGCTGGAATGCTCCATCGAGGGCCTCTCAGGGTGAACACTCGGTCGTCACCTTATGCAATCGCCAAG TCTTTCAGCAGAGCTAAGGATTTGATATGGCAACATGATATGTTTGAGGATAGCATGATAGCCGCCGGCCTGACTGGAATTGAAACTGGCACCAAATTGTATGTGTCCAACCTCGATTATGGAGTTTCCAATGAGGATATAAAG GAGCTATTTTCTGAGATTGGAGAGCTCAAACGGTGTGCGGTTCACTATGATCGAAATGGGCGCCCAAGT GGCTCGGCGGAAGTAGTGTTTAGCAGGAAAAGTGATGCTTTAGCAGCTGTAAAGCGATATAATAATGTTCAGCTGGATGGGAAGCCTATGAAAATTGAAGTCATAGGCAGCAACTTAGGCATGCCTGTCTCTGCTCGTGTGAATGTTGTTGGGGGAGCAAATGGAAGAGGAAGGAGGACTGTTGTGATGACGTATGTAAAATTACTTAAC